One part of the Cyclobacteriaceae bacterium genome encodes these proteins:
- a CDS encoding DUF1295 domain-containing protein: MVLKHPINLHKGTTAFFVSGLMLYYSNFNQGAWLYLSLHGSYGFLWLMKSRIFPDKQWEQNVSVWYGLFVFLVLGLYWIAPWVLISNYYDPPPHIQAFAVALNVCGTMLHFSSDAQKYFTLKLKPGLITGGFFSRCRNTNYAGELMIYIGFALLSGSWIGFIGITAFFVGAFIPNMIKKDKSLSRYPEFAAYQQNTGLLFPKFW, encoded by the coding sequence ATGGTTCTAAAACATCCTATCAACCTCCATAAAGGCACCACAGCTTTTTTTGTCAGCGGTTTAATGCTCTATTATTCAAACTTCAACCAAGGTGCCTGGTTATACCTTTCACTCCATGGCAGTTATGGATTTTTGTGGCTCATGAAGAGCCGTATTTTTCCGGATAAACAGTGGGAACAAAATGTATCGGTTTGGTATGGGCTATTTGTCTTCCTGGTATTGGGCCTTTATTGGATTGCCCCTTGGGTACTGATCAGCAATTATTACGATCCACCACCGCACATACAGGCCTTCGCAGTGGCGTTAAATGTTTGCGGAACAATGCTTCACTTTAGCAGCGATGCACAAAAGTATTTCACGTTAAAGCTCAAACCCGGCTTAATAACAGGGGGTTTCTTCAGCCGATGTCGCAACACCAATTATGCCGGTGAACTAATGATCTACATTGGCTTCGCCCTGCTTTCAGGAAGTTGGATAGGCTTCATAGGTATTACGGCATTTTTTGTTGGCGCGTTTATTCCCAACATGATCAAAAAAGACAAATCACTGAGTCGCTATCCGGAATTTGCAGCCTATCAACAAAACACCGGACTTCTTTTCCCAAAATTTTGGTAA
- a CDS encoding GreA/GreB family elongation factor: protein MLVKQKLIESCSQLAENRIRQIKDELKLVQASANQETKSSSGDKYETGRAMAQLEIERLTGQLAEAERLKDKLLSLKDIIGADKIVPGGLVTTTHGKYFISVSLGLIEVDREKYFCISADAPIAKALMGKDVGEEVSFQGKTFSILSVE from the coding sequence ATGCTGGTAAAACAAAAGTTGATAGAAAGCTGTAGTCAACTCGCTGAAAACCGTATTAGGCAGATTAAAGATGAGCTAAAACTTGTTCAGGCTTCTGCCAATCAGGAAACCAAAAGCAGTTCGGGTGATAAGTATGAAACCGGAAGAGCTATGGCTCAACTGGAAATTGAACGATTGACTGGTCAATTAGCGGAAGCAGAAAGGCTAAAGGACAAATTATTAAGTTTAAAGGATATTATTGGCGCTGATAAGATAGTGCCAGGAGGATTGGTAACAACAACCCATGGCAAATACTTTATTAGCGTAAGCCTTGGGCTTATCGAAGTTGACCGTGAAAAATATTTCTGCATCTCTGCAGATGCACCAATAGCCAAAGCGCTGATGGGTAAAGATGTAGGAGAGGAAGTCTCTTTTCAGGGTAAAACATTCTCTATTCTTTCTGTTGAGTGA
- a CDS encoding DUF3089 domain-containing protein, whose translation MRLLFYLITLVALATSCSKKIHSYPPYDSGKIPAAPDYASLSFWAAHPEKEDEADRLPGKNNFSKDDPLPDVDVFFVHPTIYTQKHNPNWPWQGDVFNAELNEKVDNSTIRYQASVFNGSTHVYAPRYRQAHLEVFTIDNTTLKDQALQLAYEDVKKAFEYYLANYNRGKPFILASHSQGTVHAARLVKDYIENKPLAGQLVAAYLVGIALKTDLFDTLQPCTSATQTGCWMSWNTYERNYYPPKHKEIFAQALSTNPLTWSIDTTYAPASLNRASVLRNFNKVYTNLCDAQNHQGLLWITKPKFFGSMLYRSKRYHIADYNLFYGNIRRNLSDRITTFKTMHQGQSQK comes from the coding sequence ATGCGCCTGCTGTTTTACCTGATTACCCTCGTTGCATTAGCAACATCGTGCAGTAAAAAAATACATTCATATCCGCCTTATGATTCCGGCAAAATTCCTGCAGCGCCTGATTATGCATCGCTTTCATTTTGGGCAGCGCATCCCGAAAAGGAAGATGAAGCTGACCGCTTGCCCGGCAAAAACAATTTCAGCAAAGATGATCCTCTTCCGGATGTCGATGTGTTTTTTGTTCACCCAACCATCTATACTCAAAAGCATAACCCCAACTGGCCTTGGCAAGGTGACGTATTTAATGCTGAATTGAATGAAAAAGTGGATAACTCCACCATCCGATACCAGGCAAGTGTTTTTAACGGAAGCACACACGTGTACGCACCACGTTACCGACAGGCTCATCTGGAAGTATTCACAATTGATAATACAACACTAAAAGACCAAGCGCTACAATTGGCCTATGAGGATGTGAAGAAAGCATTTGAATACTACCTGGCTAATTATAACCGAGGCAAACCATTTATACTGGCTTCACATAGCCAAGGCACCGTGCATGCTGCCAGGCTTGTTAAAGACTATATCGAAAACAAACCCCTGGCCGGCCAACTTGTTGCAGCTTACCTGGTGGGAATTGCTTTGAAGACTGATTTATTTGATACGCTCCAGCCATGCACCTCTGCAACACAAACAGGATGTTGGATGTCGTGGAATACCTATGAGCGAAACTACTATCCACCAAAGCATAAAGAAATATTTGCCCAAGCACTCAGCACCAATCCACTAACTTGGTCAATTGATACAACCTACGCTCCGGCTTCACTCAACCGTGCATCGGTATTACGAAACTTTAATAAGGTTTATACAAACCTATGCGATGCCCAAAACCACCAGGGATTATTATGGATTACCAAACCAAAATTTTTTGGCAGCATGTTATACCGCTCAAAACGCTATCACATTGCCGACTACAATTTATTTTACGGAAACATAAGAAGAAACCTGAGTGATAGGATTACCACATTCAAAACTATGCATCAGGGTCAATCACAAAAATAG
- a CDS encoding TusE/DsrC/DsvC family sulfur relay protein, whose amino-acid sequence METLTLAGTSVDVNAEGYLTNMDEWTPELAREMAAQVNIELTDKHFEVLNWLRAKQKEGVQLSIRKLGNSGIVDIKQFYALFPGGPLKISSKLAGIPKPASCI is encoded by the coding sequence ATGGAAACCTTAACACTTGCAGGAACTTCAGTTGATGTGAATGCCGAAGGGTATCTCACCAACATGGATGAATGGACACCTGAACTCGCCCGCGAAATGGCGGCACAGGTAAATATCGAATTAACCGATAAGCACTTTGAAGTATTGAACTGGCTGCGCGCCAAACAAAAGGAGGGCGTACAACTTAGCATTAGAAAATTAGGAAATTCCGGTATTGTGGATATCAAGCAATTTTATGCCTTGTTCCCTGGCGGACCACTTAAAATTTCAAGTAAGCTTGCCGGTATACCTAAACCAGCCAGTTGCATTTAA
- a CDS encoding RidA family protein has product MKKIFTKNAPAAIGPYSHAIQSGNLVFCSGQTPLNPQTMIIEGETVTEQTELVLLNLETVLKAAGCDRSHIIKTSVFLKNFADFEKMNKAHEAFFGAHKPARTTVEVSRLPKDALVEIECVAEKS; this is encoded by the coding sequence ATGAAAAAGATTTTTACTAAAAACGCCCCCGCTGCCATTGGACCCTACAGCCATGCTATACAATCCGGAAACCTGGTATTCTGCTCCGGTCAAACCCCGCTAAATCCGCAAACCATGATCATTGAAGGCGAAACGGTTACTGAACAAACTGAACTGGTCTTGTTAAATCTTGAAACTGTTTTAAAAGCCGCGGGATGCGACCGCTCACACATTATAAAAACATCGGTGTTCTTAAAAAACTTTGCCGATTTTGAAAAGATGAACAAAGCGCATGAAGCCTTCTTTGGTGCTCATAAACCAGCAAGAACTACGGTAGAGGTAAGCCGCCTGCCCAAAGACGCGTTGGTAGAGATTGAATGTGTAGCCGAGAAGAGTTAG
- a CDS encoding GNAT family N-acetyltransferase: protein MERKLVLQENDLTIWKYHGIPEEGIAFFNHTNWGSAGTVYERKNSNELIRLLKDPYLYAIEQNNVIVGTAVFCHTQPLVAGQPYNCYIIRYFAAGAAIQGKKIIKHFAGKVMEVVREDETEKTIYVGCVEKGNIRSYKVVENAGYEKLGLLQVQAFSRFFPKEQKDMEQISATEKQHEVLTLLQQHYKDHALFHTDYLFLKNNYFVIRENDEIVAGCQYHRVHWAINQMPGIMGKIIMNILPRLPLINKLFNPKRFEFLAFEGLHFKPGYEKTLLRLFEGLLHREKINSSLFWMAENCPYRKSIVDYGKLGLLNSFVKDSGVYIMTSYKHLDEKEIGTLQSKPLYASAFDYI from the coding sequence ATGGAACGCAAACTTGTTCTGCAGGAAAATGATTTAACCATCTGGAAATACCATGGTATTCCTGAAGAAGGTATTGCGTTTTTTAACCATACTAACTGGGGAAGTGCAGGCACGGTATACGAGCGTAAAAATTCAAACGAATTAATACGACTATTAAAAGACCCTTACCTGTATGCCATTGAACAAAATAATGTCATTGTAGGGACAGCCGTATTTTGTCATACACAGCCGCTGGTGGCGGGTCAGCCCTACAATTGTTATATCATCCGGTACTTCGCTGCCGGTGCAGCCATACAGGGTAAAAAGATAATCAAGCACTTTGCCGGTAAAGTAATGGAGGTTGTGCGGGAAGACGAAACAGAAAAGACAATCTATGTTGGCTGTGTGGAGAAAGGAAACATCCGTTCGTATAAGGTGGTTGAAAATGCCGGCTATGAAAAATTAGGACTCTTACAGGTACAAGCGTTTAGCCGATTTTTTCCAAAAGAGCAAAAAGACATGGAGCAGATTAGTGCAACGGAAAAACAGCATGAAGTATTAACGCTACTCCAGCAACACTATAAAGATCACGCACTTTTTCATACAGATTACCTCTTTCTGAAAAACAACTATTTTGTTATCCGGGAAAACGATGAAATAGTTGCCGGTTGCCAATATCACCGGGTGCATTGGGCTATCAATCAGATGCCGGGTATCATGGGCAAAATTATCATGAATATTCTTCCGCGTTTACCCTTGATAAACAAACTATTTAATCCAAAGCGATTTGAATTCCTGGCCTTTGAAGGTTTGCATTTTAAGCCGGGTTATGAAAAAACATTACTTCGATTATTTGAAGGGTTACTTCACCGCGAAAAAATAAACTCCTCTCTTTTCTGGATGGCTGAAAACTGTCCGTATAGAAAATCAATTGTTGACTATGGTAAACTGGGATTGTTAAATTCATTTGTGAAAGATTCCGGAGTATACATTATGACATCCTACAAGCATTTGGATGAAAAGGAAATCGGTACCTTACAATCAAAACCATTATACGCCTCTGCATTTGACTACATCTAA
- a CDS encoding NAD(P)/FAD-dependent oxidoreductase, whose amino-acid sequence MKKILILGAGTAGTMMANKLYRNLNKEVWEITIVDKDENHYYQPGFLFIPFGIYQPKDVIKSKKDFLPKGVNFLINEVEKINAEGNQVFLQDGTILPYDVLVVATGTTPVPEETEGLKNKLWYKDIFDFYTYEGSTKLAKKLENWEGGNLVINLAETIIKCPVAPLEFTFLADAYFTEKGIRDKVNISYVTPLSGAFTKPKTTALLSKLMEEKNITVVPDFYLQRVDIERKVLVSYDEQEVPFDLLISVPVNKGDQAIQNSNMGDEDGLNFIPTDKHTLQHKKHENIFVIGDATNLPTSKAGSVAHFEAEILTDNILSYINGQPLEAKFDGHANCFIETGYGKGTLIDFNYTTEPLPGKFPFAGIGPMSLLKVNRANHYGKLAFKWVYWHMLLTGKKLPVSTNMSMAGKIVEA is encoded by the coding sequence ATGAAAAAGATTTTGATACTCGGGGCCGGCACGGCAGGTACCATGATGGCCAACAAACTTTATCGCAACCTGAACAAAGAAGTTTGGGAAATTACCATTGTCGATAAAGATGAGAATCACTACTATCAGCCTGGGTTTCTTTTCATCCCGTTTGGCATTTACCAACCCAAAGATGTAATCAAATCCAAAAAAGATTTTCTACCTAAGGGTGTAAACTTCCTGATCAACGAAGTTGAAAAAATAAACGCGGAAGGCAATCAGGTATTTCTGCAGGACGGGACAATTCTTCCTTATGATGTTCTGGTTGTTGCCACCGGCACAACTCCGGTACCCGAAGAAACAGAAGGGCTAAAAAATAAACTATGGTATAAAGACATTTTTGATTTTTACACCTATGAAGGCAGCACCAAGCTGGCAAAGAAACTGGAAAACTGGGAAGGTGGAAACCTGGTGATTAACCTTGCCGAAACTATTATCAAATGTCCGGTGGCACCACTTGAGTTTACTTTCCTGGCCGATGCCTACTTCACTGAAAAAGGTATACGTGATAAGGTGAACATCTCTTATGTAACCCCACTGTCCGGTGCGTTTACGAAACCAAAAACTACAGCCTTGCTTAGCAAGCTCATGGAAGAAAAGAACATTACCGTAGTTCCTGACTTCTATTTACAACGTGTGGATATCGAACGCAAAGTGCTGGTCTCCTACGATGAACAGGAAGTTCCGTTTGATTTACTGATCTCCGTTCCTGTAAACAAGGGCGATCAGGCTATTCAAAACAGCAACATGGGCGATGAGGATGGCTTGAATTTTATACCTACCGACAAGCACACCTTACAACATAAAAAACATGAAAACATTTTTGTTATCGGTGATGCCACCAACCTGCCAACATCAAAGGCCGGATCAGTGGCACACTTCGAAGCTGAAATATTAACCGATAACATTTTAAGCTACATCAACGGGCAACCGCTGGAAGCCAAATTTGACGGTCACGCGAATTGTTTTATAGAAACCGGTTATGGTAAAGGAACGCTGATCGATTTCAACTACACTACAGAACCCTTGCCTGGAAAATTCCCCTTTGCCGGCATCGGCCCCATGAGTTTATTGAAAGTTAATCGTGCCAACCATTATGGAAAGCTGGCCTTTAAATGGGTGTACTGGCACATGTTGCTTACAGGTAAAAAACTTCCGGTAAGCACCAACATGTCCATGGCCGGTAAAATTGTAGAAGCATAA
- a CDS encoding SDR family oxidoreductase, which yields MKTALITGGSKGIGLGIAEVLIANGWHVAITGRNKHSIDQAIGKLNTIKKDRALGLIADVRKLNEQQTAVETLLENWGQLDVLVANAGIGHFGSIEELSAEQWHETIDTNLTGVFYSIKASLPALKKSKGYIITMASLAGTNFFAGGSAYNASKFGLVGFTQAVMMDVRAHGIKVSTIMPGSVATYFNDHVPSPSDAWKIQPEDIGQLVLGLLTMNPRTLPSKIEVRPSMPPGK from the coding sequence ATGAAAACAGCACTAATCACCGGAGGAAGCAAAGGCATAGGCTTAGGCATTGCAGAAGTGTTAATAGCTAATGGATGGCATGTGGCCATTACAGGTCGTAATAAACATTCTATCGATCAAGCAATCGGTAAACTCAATACGATAAAGAAAGATCGTGCCCTTGGTTTGATTGCCGATGTGCGTAAACTAAATGAACAACAAACAGCCGTTGAAACACTATTGGAAAACTGGGGGCAGTTGGATGTGCTGGTGGCCAATGCAGGCATCGGGCACTTTGGTTCCATTGAAGAATTGAGTGCGGAACAATGGCATGAAACCATTGACACCAACCTCACTGGGGTGTTTTACAGCATTAAAGCAAGTCTACCTGCTTTGAAAAAATCGAAGGGATACATTATCACCATGGCCAGTCTGGCCGGTACCAATTTTTTTGCGGGGGGCAGCGCCTATAATGCCAGCAAATTTGGTTTGGTGGGCTTTACTCAAGCTGTTATGATGGATGTTCGCGCACACGGTATTAAAGTCAGCACGATAATGCCCGGTTCAGTGGCAACATATTTTAATGATCATGTTCCTTCACCATCAGATGCCTGGAAAATTCAACCCGAAGACATCGGTCAATTAGTACTCGGCTTACTCACGATGAACCCTCGTACGTTACCCAGTAAAATTGAAGTTCGTCCGAGTATGCCTCCCGGCAAGTGA
- a CDS encoding sugar phosphate isomerase/epimerase, with product MKNETNRRLFIRHLGMATLGVTMVPALATSCSPKSKENSTDMFFKISLAEWSLHKALFANELTNLDFPVVAKKDYGISAVEYVNQFFKDKVKDQTYLAELKQRCDDNGVTSLLIMCDGEGYLGDLNEAKRKEAVDNHKKWVEAANFLGCHSIRVNAFGQGSEAEVAVAATDGLRSLSEFAIDFDINVIVENHGSYSSNGQWLTTVIAGTGMPNCGTLPDFGNFCLKRADGSEWGGACLEWYDRYKGIEEMMTFAKGVSAKSYDFDEAGNCIETDYDRILRIVKASGYTGYIGIEYEGSKLSEPDGIRATKALLERVGKTI from the coding sequence ATGAAAAACGAAACTAACCGCAGACTGTTTATTCGTCATTTGGGTATGGCCACTTTGGGCGTTACCATGGTTCCTGCTTTAGCCACATCCTGTTCACCAAAATCAAAAGAAAATTCAACCGACATGTTTTTTAAAATATCCTTGGCAGAATGGTCGCTGCATAAAGCACTTTTTGCGAATGAACTGACTAACCTAGATTTTCCTGTTGTGGCGAAAAAGGACTACGGTATTTCAGCTGTAGAGTATGTCAATCAGTTTTTTAAAGACAAGGTGAAGGACCAGACTTATCTTGCAGAGTTAAAACAACGTTGTGACGACAATGGTGTAACCAGCCTGCTCATCATGTGCGATGGTGAAGGTTACCTGGGTGATCTGAATGAAGCCAAACGAAAGGAAGCGGTGGACAATCATAAAAAATGGGTAGAGGCTGCAAATTTTCTAGGTTGCCATTCTATTCGCGTGAATGCATTTGGTCAGGGAAGTGAGGCGGAAGTGGCTGTAGCAGCCACCGATGGATTGCGATCATTGTCTGAATTTGCCATCGATTTTGATATCAACGTGATTGTCGAGAATCATGGAAGCTATTCGTCAAACGGGCAATGGCTCACTACGGTAATTGCCGGTACAGGCATGCCCAATTGTGGTACACTTCCGGATTTTGGTAATTTCTGTTTGAAGCGAGCTGACGGAAGTGAATGGGGAGGAGCATGCCTGGAGTGGTATGATCGTTATAAGGGGATTGAAGAAATGATGACTTTTGCAAAAGGAGTGAGTGCGAAAAGTTATGATTTTGATGAAGCCGGTAATTGTATAGAAACTGACTATGACAGAATACTAAGAATTGTAAAGGCCAGCGGCTACACCGGTTACATTGGCATTGAATACGAGGGAAGTAAACTTTCCGAACCTGATGGAATACGAGCCACCAAGGCTTTGTTGGAAAGAGTGGGAAAAACTATCTAA
- a CDS encoding CBS domain-containing protein, which produces MGEHRIAIAEQSEERKKFLRHLLHDVQALDKMLEQDMLESGISRIGAEQEFFIVNKHHKPSRNGPEILTRLNDPHFTTELARYNLEINLDPLELKGKCFSQTENTLRTMLQKADEAAHAFDDTIILTGILPSIDLRAVELDYLTPNPRYHALGEIVKRLRGQDFELNINGVDELLLAHTNILFEACNTSFQAHLQIDPVEFVDKYNWAQAIAGPVLAIATNSPLLFGRELWAETRITLFQQSVDMRRRQAHLREKQQRVSFGNQWIKNVTEVYKDDISRYPLIFMSDIERDSLEELTAGRLPALKALRIHNGTIWKWNRPCFGTTNGKAHLRIENRYLPAGPTVPDEIANMAFWVGLMNAMPQKFKTIWKEMDFEDAKDNFYKAARFGIHTSMTWDKAIFPVQKLIIEILLPLAKQGLTKAGISDEDIKRYLNVIEERTLSGKTGSRWMVNGFRTLKKEMGRDEAMVALTAALYHRRLTSLPVHQWPGITDNDRQHANIQYDIVGNVMTTDLITAQSTDPIELVLTIMEWRNIRHMPVEDNHGEVIGILTRKRIENYRAANPTGNEATAHDVMIKDPVCIDASCTILYAMEIMIQKKISCLPVIHNHQLVGLITDYDMTKLQEKLHSKIHTP; this is translated from the coding sequence ATGGGCGAGCATAGGATTGCTATAGCCGAACAATCAGAGGAACGAAAGAAGTTTCTGCGCCACTTGCTGCACGATGTGCAGGCATTGGATAAAATGCTGGAGCAGGACATGCTGGAAAGCGGCATTTCACGGATTGGTGCCGAGCAGGAATTTTTTATCGTTAATAAACACCATAAGCCTTCACGAAACGGCCCTGAAATACTTACCCGGCTTAACGATCCGCATTTCACAACTGAACTGGCCCGGTATAATCTCGAGATTAATCTTGATCCCCTGGAACTTAAGGGAAAATGCTTTAGTCAAACCGAAAATACTTTGCGCACCATGCTGCAAAAGGCCGATGAGGCAGCCCACGCTTTTGATGACACAATAATACTTACCGGTATTCTGCCCTCCATTGATTTACGGGCTGTTGAATTGGATTATCTTACCCCTAACCCACGATACCATGCCCTTGGTGAAATTGTAAAACGGTTGCGCGGACAGGATTTTGAATTGAACATAAACGGGGTTGATGAGCTACTGCTTGCGCACACCAATATTTTATTTGAAGCCTGCAACACAAGTTTTCAGGCCCACTTACAGATTGACCCAGTAGAATTTGTTGACAAATACAATTGGGCGCAAGCCATTGCCGGTCCGGTGCTGGCTATAGCGACTAATTCCCCGCTCCTTTTTGGCCGCGAACTTTGGGCAGAAACCCGCATCACATTATTCCAGCAAAGCGTGGACATGCGCAGGCGACAAGCGCACCTGCGCGAGAAACAACAACGTGTTTCGTTTGGCAACCAATGGATTAAAAACGTTACGGAAGTTTACAAGGACGATATTTCACGCTATCCCCTCATTTTCATGTCGGACATTGAAAGGGATTCGCTGGAAGAATTAACTGCCGGCAGGTTACCGGCTTTAAAAGCGTTACGCATCCATAACGGAACCATTTGGAAATGGAACAGGCCATGCTTTGGCACAACAAACGGCAAAGCACATTTACGCATTGAAAACAGGTACTTACCCGCTGGTCCAACCGTGCCGGACGAAATTGCCAACATGGCCTTTTGGGTTGGTTTGATGAACGCCATGCCTCAAAAATTCAAAACCATCTGGAAAGAAATGGACTTTGAAGATGCCAAAGACAACTTTTACAAAGCTGCACGGTTTGGCATCCACACCAGTATGACGTGGGATAAAGCCATCTTTCCTGTTCAGAAACTAATTATCGAAATACTACTGCCATTGGCTAAACAGGGCCTCACAAAAGCCGGGATCTCAGATGAAGATATCAAACGATACTTGAACGTAATTGAGGAGCGAACGCTTTCAGGAAAAACCGGCAGCCGCTGGATGGTGAATGGTTTCCGAACATTAAAAAAAGAAATGGGGCGTGATGAAGCCATGGTTGCGTTAACAGCTGCATTATATCATCGAAGATTAACCAGCCTGCCCGTGCACCAATGGCCCGGCATAACGGATAATGACAGGCAACACGCCAACATCCAATACGATATTGTAGGCAATGTAATGACTACCGACTTGATCACTGCGCAATCCACCGACCCGATAGAATTAGTGCTTACGATAATGGAATGGAGGAACATAAGGCACATGCCGGTAGAAGATAACCACGGAGAAGTCATTGGTATACTAACCCGTAAACGAATAGAAAACTACCGGGCCGCTAATCCAACTGGTAATGAAGCAACCGCACACGATGTAATGATCAAAGACCCGGTTTGCATAGATGCTTCCTGCACGATTCTCTACGCCATGGAAATTATGATCCAGAAAAAAATCAGTTGCCTGCCGGTTATCCATAACCACCAACTGGTTGGGTTAATAACCGATTATGACATGACCAAGCTGCAGGAGAAATTGCATTCAAAGATTCACACGCCTTGA
- a CDS encoding NIPSNAP family protein, protein MTYSLFLRWLLVILIGGIAYPALAQKTDSRYFEMRTYHCHEGKRPDLIKRFQDHTVKLFEKSGIENIAYFLPVDESNNTLTFILAYPNRESRDRLWNTFANDPEWKAVFKQSEANGPLLTKIDQTFMTLAPELSSGIAKLPSEERIFELRTYFLHPGRVDAINARFRDHTRALFERHGMTNVVYWYTVEPDNAQPKLVYLLAHKGVEEAKNSFDKFRDDPDWKRVRDASEVSGPIVERIESKYFKTLPFSPLK, encoded by the coding sequence ATGACGTACTCTTTATTTTTGAGATGGCTTCTGGTAATACTTATCGGAGGAATCGCTTATCCGGCATTAGCGCAAAAAACGGATTCCCGATATTTTGAAATGCGCACCTATCATTGTCATGAAGGGAAGCGCCCCGATTTAATAAAACGCTTTCAGGATCATACCGTGAAATTGTTTGAGAAAAGCGGCATCGAAAACATTGCTTACTTTTTGCCGGTAGATGAAAGTAATAATACATTAACTTTTATACTCGCGTATCCCAACCGCGAATCGCGGGATAGGTTATGGAATACCTTTGCCAATGATCCGGAATGGAAAGCTGTGTTTAAGCAATCGGAAGCTAACGGACCGCTGTTGACTAAGATTGATCAAACATTTATGACGCTGGCACCAGAGTTAAGTTCGGGTATTGCTAAGCTGCCCTCAGAAGAGCGCATCTTTGAGTTGCGAACTTACTTCCTTCATCCGGGAAGAGTGGATGCGATTAACGCCCGTTTTCGTGATCATACCCGTGCATTATTTGAGCGCCACGGTATGACCAATGTAGTTTACTGGTATACCGTTGAACCTGACAATGCTCAACCCAAACTGGTGTATCTGCTGGCCCATAAAGGTGTTGAAGAGGCAAAGAATTCCTTTGATAAATTTCGCGATGATCCGGATTGGAAAAGGGTGCGTGATGCATCCGAAGTTAGCGGACCTATTGTAGAGCGGATAGAATCAAAATATTTTAAAACGCTTCCATTTTCGCCACTTAAGTAG
- a CDS encoding DsrE/DsrF/DrsH-like family protein: MTDVMEKPVAKQVDVTVNKDKGKLKKVLVICSKGRLEDVYAALVMANGALMEGIEAKMFFTFFGLDAITKKKADHLHTATVGNPNFMPEMPTILAGLPGFEAFASYMMKKEMDKLDMPHVTEFIQMIDAGGGEIYACKLAADMFHLKQEDFLDEVKGIITVGDMYALAEGEGTQIIFI; encoded by the coding sequence ATGACAGACGTAATGGAAAAACCAGTAGCAAAACAAGTTGATGTTACGGTTAATAAGGATAAAGGAAAACTAAAAAAAGTATTAGTTATTTGTTCCAAAGGAAGACTTGAAGACGTGTATGCTGCGTTGGTCATGGCCAACGGAGCTTTGATGGAAGGAATAGAAGCCAAAATGTTTTTTACCTTCTTTGGTTTGGATGCGATCACCAAAAAGAAAGCTGATCATTTACATACGGCAACGGTGGGCAATCCGAATTTTATGCCCGAAATGCCAACCATCCTTGCAGGCTTGCCTGGCTTTGAGGCATTTGCATCCTACATGATGAAAAAAGAAATGGATAAACTGGACATGCCTCATGTTACCGAGTTTATTCAAATGATTGATGCCGGTGGCGGAGAAATTTATGCCTGCAAACTGGCAGCCGATATGTTCCATCTGAAACAAGAAGATTTTTTGGATGAAGTAAAAGGAATCATAACCGTGGGTGATATGTATGCCCTGGCCGAAGGCGAGGGAACACAGATCATCTTCATATGA